The Delphinus delphis chromosome 2, mDelDel1.2, whole genome shotgun sequence genome contains a region encoding:
- the LOC132419617 gene encoding X-linked retinitis pigmentosa GTPase regulator-interacting protein 1-like, with translation MTRDTMQVEEPPKSSEKMWSKDENFAQRSSLECAQKATELRASIKENIQLIRLKKLLHERNTSLAATKAQLTEVQAAYETLLQKNQGILGTAHDALLSQVNELRAELKEESKKAVSLKSQLEDVSILQITLKEFQERVEDLEKERKLLNDNYDKLLEK, from the exons ATGACCAGAGATACTATGCAAGTGGAAGAACCACCCAAGTCTTCTGAGAAAATGTGGTCCAAAGATGAGAATTTTGCACAGAGAAGCTCTTTGGAGTGTGCTCAGAAGGCCACAGAGCTTCG AGCTTCCATTAAGGAGAATATACAGCTGATTCGACTTAAGAAGCTCTTACATGAAAGGAATACTTCTTTGGCAGCGACAAAAGCACAATTAACAGAAGTTCAAGCT gcaTATGAAACTCTGCTCCAGAAG AATCAGGGAATCCTGGGTACAGCCCATGATGCCCTCCTCAGCCAAGTGAATGAGCTCAGGGCAGAGCTGAAGGAGGAGAGCAAGAAGGCTGTGAGCTTGAAGAGCCAACTGGAAGATGTGTCCATCCTGCAGATAACACTGAAAGAg TTTCAGGAGAGAGTTGAAGATTTGGAAAAAGAACGAAAATTGCTGAATGACAATTATGACAAGCTCTTAGAAAAGTGA